The following coding sequences lie in one Peribacillus frigoritolerans genomic window:
- a CDS encoding ABC transporter permease, whose translation MEPIRSYASQEIEQETDPIEPQKKPKIKKRKVWVPGLLLLTPILLFIFGFFVIPMLYILYLSFISTDNLGGAEAVYSLKNYTQLFSDSYYLSSLWLTVKISLYSVLVALFLGYPVALTMAKSSARIRGYITLLIVSPLLVSIVVRNFGWYLLLLPNGTINQTLMALGIIDAPLKLLFSEIGVVIGLSNAYLPFMILSIVASLYNIDPSLDKAGAILGASPFRRFFSITLPLSIPGIVSGCILVFSLSMSAYVTPALMGGANVPVMPVVIYDQINNLLHWTFGSALSYILLATTVISVAVFTRAFEKGKFKEVFR comes from the coding sequence ATGGAGCCCATCAGAAGTTATGCTAGTCAAGAAATAGAACAGGAAACGGATCCTATTGAGCCGCAAAAGAAACCTAAAATCAAGAAAAGGAAAGTCTGGGTGCCAGGATTACTCCTTTTAACGCCGATTTTGCTTTTCATATTTGGTTTCTTTGTCATACCGATGTTATACATTTTATATTTAAGCTTCATATCCACAGATAATCTGGGAGGAGCGGAGGCAGTTTATAGCCTAAAAAACTATACACAATTATTTTCCGATAGCTATTACTTATCTTCTTTATGGCTGACAGTGAAGATCAGTTTATATTCGGTCTTGGTTGCTTTATTTCTTGGATATCCGGTAGCCTTGACGATGGCCAAAAGTTCAGCGCGCATAAGAGGGTATATCACGCTCTTGATCGTGTCACCGCTTTTGGTAAGTATAGTTGTCCGTAATTTTGGCTGGTACCTCCTGCTATTGCCTAATGGAACGATTAATCAAACCTTGATGGCCCTTGGCATAATAGATGCACCATTGAAACTATTGTTTTCGGAAATCGGAGTTGTGATTGGGCTTTCCAATGCATATCTTCCTTTCATGATCTTATCCATCGTTGCAAGTCTTTATAATATCGATCCTTCTCTTGATAAGGCAGGAGCGATACTTGGGGCAAGCCCATTCAGAAGGTTCTTTTCCATTACATTGCCGCTAAGCATCCCAGGTATCGTATCTGGCTGCATTCTCGTATTCAGTTTGTCAATGAGTGCTTATGTTACGCCTGCACTAATGGGGGGAGCCAACGTGCCCGTGATGCCTGTCGTCATTTATGATCAAATTAATAACCTGCTGCATTGGACATTCGGATCTGCTCTTTCTTATATTCTATTAGCAACCACTGTCATATCGGTAGCCGTCTTTACAAGAGCGTTTGAAAAAGGGAAATTCAAGGAGGTGTTCCGATGA
- a CDS encoding ABC transporter permease yields MKTFGGLRIAVAVLAIIYILIPLIVVIPASFTSANYPSFPAEGFSLQWYAKILERPEFLEAFLNSAKFAALAALFSVIFGTLGALGIAKYDIPGKSYITALLTSPLSVPQLVLGIALLMYFTPMMLAGTSTGFLIAHIVICIPYVMRLVLTGLSGFDYNLERAAAILGANPLTVFMKVTLPLIGSAAISGGLFAFLTSFDNVTVSLFMVSPEMRTLPIEIFSQMQDAYNPIVASVSSVVIFISVLLIVILEKIQGVGKVFGGSHHTNG; encoded by the coding sequence ATGAAAACGTTTGGCGGCCTGCGGATTGCCGTTGCCGTGTTGGCCATTATCTATATCTTGATCCCGCTCATTGTCGTTATTCCCGCTTCTTTTACAAGTGCCAATTATCCAAGCTTTCCGGCTGAAGGCTTTTCACTGCAATGGTATGCCAAGATCTTGGAGCGTCCTGAATTTTTGGAAGCATTTTTGAACAGTGCGAAGTTCGCAGCATTAGCTGCCCTTTTCTCCGTCATATTCGGTACTTTGGGTGCCCTTGGCATCGCAAAGTATGATATTCCGGGAAAATCGTATATTACGGCCCTTTTAACTTCTCCATTAAGTGTGCCGCAATTAGTCTTAGGGATTGCACTCTTAATGTACTTTACACCAATGATGCTTGCCGGTACGTCTACAGGATTTTTAATTGCCCATATCGTCATTTGCATACCATATGTCATGCGGCTCGTATTGACCGGTTTAAGTGGATTTGATTATAATCTCGAACGGGCCGCTGCCATTCTAGGAGCGAATCCACTAACAGTATTCATGAAAGTGACTCTGCCGCTAATTGGATCTGCGGCCATCTCAGGGGGATTATTCGCATTTTTGACATCATTTGATAATGTAACGGTCTCTCTCTTTATGGTATCACCGGAAATGAGAACGCTGCCGATCGAGATTTTCTCGCAAATGCAGGATGCCTACAATCCAATCGTTGCATCCGTGTCAAGCGTGGTTATTTTCATATCAGTCCTTCTGATCGTCATACTTGAAAAAATTCAAGGCGTCGGGAAAGTTTTTGGCGGTTCGCATCATACAAACGGTTAA